TCGGCTTTTCAATGAAGGATTTGAGCGTCCGCATGAACTTCCCGGCTTCCGCCCCGTCGATGGCGCGATGATCGTAAGACAGGGTGATGGTCATCACCGGCCGGATCACCACCGCTCCGTTTTGCGCCACGGGCTTGTCGATAATGGCCCCCACGGCCAGGATGGCGTTTTCGGGAAGGTTGATGTTCGATGTGAACTGTTCGATGCCGTACATTCCCATGGCGGACAGGGTGAATGTGCTGCCGGAAATATCATCCGGGAGGAAGCGGTTTTCTTTTCCCTTGCGAATCAGGTCGCTCCGGTCCCTGGCAATCTGCCCCAACCCTTTGTCATGGATGTTCCGGATGACCGGCACGATGAGTCCTTCATTGAGCGCCATGGCCATGCCCATGTGAACATCCTTCAAATACAGAAGCCCCTTGTCGGTCCACCGGGTATTGATGATCGGATGCATCCGGATGGCCGAAGCCGTGATTTTCATCATCAGGTCCGTAATGGTGGCCCGGACCCCGTACTGTTCTTCGATGAGGGGCAGCAAGGCTTCCCGGTATTCCATCACGTTGCCGGCATCCACGGTTACCGACATATAGGTCTGGGCCGTTTCCACCTTGCTGGCGAGCATTTTTTTGGCAATGGCCCGGCGCATTCCGGAAAACGGAACCAGCCTGTCTTCATCCGTTGCCGCAGGCATGGCCGGAATATCCGCCCCGGATTTTTTCCGGCCGAGTTCGGCCTCCACATCCGATCGGAGAATTCTTCCTCCCGAGCCCGTCCCTTTGACGGTTCGCAGATCCACATAATTTGCCGCAGCCGTCTTTTTGGCCAGGGGAGACGCCTTGATGCGACCTTGAGGTCCTTCTTCGGAACCTGGCGGGACAACTTCCTGTGTCTCCGGCGGACAGGGGGGCGTCTCCCTATCCGACGACGCCTGCCCGGCTGCCGGCAAACCTGCCGGGCTCAACCCGGAAACATCCTCGCCCGGCCGGGCCAGATACCCGACCACCGTGCCCACGGGAACGCTCTTTCCTTCCTGAATCAGGATTTTCGCCAGGATGCCGTCTCCGGGCGACTCCACGTCGTACGTCACTTTTTCCGTTTCCAGAACAAAAAGGATATCCCCTTTCCGGATGGATTCCCCTTCTTTGATTTTCCATTCAACGATCTGGCCTTCGGTCATGGTCAGGCCAAGTTTCGGCATGATGATTTCCACCGGCATGGTTCGTCCCCTTATTATTTTCCCATGAACACGGGTTTGCGTTTTTCCAGAAATGCGGACATCCCCTCCTGCATGTCTTCGGTGCTGAAACAGGTGATGCAGTTTTTCTGGGAATATTGAACCGCCTGTTCGAGCGGCAGGTCTTTGCCGATTTCAAGAGCGTCCTTGGTGAGTTCCACGGCGACGGGCGCATTCACGATGATGCGGGCCGCCAGTTTTTCAGCGGCCTCCACCACGCCGCCGTCATCCGCCACCTGATTGACCAGCCCGATCTTCAGGGCGGTTTCCGCATCGATGATTTCTCCGGTCAGCAGAATCTCCGCGGCCCTTCCCTTGCCGATCAGCCGGGGGAGCCTCTGGGTTCCTCCGGTCCCGGGGATGATTCCCAGTTTGACTTCCGGCAGCGCCA
Above is a genomic segment from Desulfatirhabdium butyrativorans DSM 18734 containing:
- a CDS encoding dihydrolipoamide acetyltransferase family protein, whose amino-acid sequence is MPVEIIMPKLGLTMTEGQIVEWKIKEGESIRKGDILFVLETEKVTYDVESPGDGILAKILIQEGKSVPVGTVVGYLARPGEDVSGLSPAGLPAAGQASSDRETPPCPPETQEVVPPGSEEGPQGRIKASPLAKKTAAANYVDLRTVKGTGSGGRILRSDVEAELGRKKSGADIPAMPAATDEDRLVPFSGMRRAIAKKMLASKVETAQTYMSVTVDAGNVMEYREALLPLIEEQYGVRATITDLMMKITASAIRMHPIINTRWTDKGLLYLKDVHMGMAMALNEGLIVPVIRNIHDKGLGQIARDRSDLIRKGKENRFLPDDISGSTFTLSAMGMYGIEQFTSNINLPENAILAVGAIIDKPVAQNGAVVIRPVMTITLSYDHRAIDGAEAGKFMRTLKSFIEKPIRILA
- a CDS encoding enoyl-CoA hydratase/isomerase family protein; the protein is MKTYQTIRFEKKENIGYLTLNRPDVRNAISQEMIDEILDLLARIDRDAEIRVLIVTGAGKAFMAGADISELKKMKPMDVLRWNEGVVRINQGLEKLRQPVIAAINGPAMGGGMEMAISCTFRIMARSAKMALPEVKLGIIPGTGGTQRLPRLIGKGRAAEILLTGEIIDAETALKIGLVNQVADDGGVVEAAEKLAARIIVNAPVAVELTKDALEIGKDLPLEQAVQYSQKNCITCFSTEDMQEGMSAFLEKRKPVFMGK